Proteins encoded in a region of the Paenibacillus wynnii genome:
- the noc gene encoding nucleoid occlusion protein: protein MKDQFTKLFGFTERSSGEEIKQIPVHEIISSPYQPRTIFDDDKIDELCQTIKTHGIIQPIVVRMRDSQYEIIAGERRWRAVKKLGMETIPAIVREFNNSQAASIALIENLQREGLTSIEEAYAYQKLIDLHNLTQESLAQRLGKSQSTIANKIRLLHLPEQVKTALMERKITERHARSLLSLDSEEMQLKVLAEIITKELNVKQTEARIAFYKEVTKNKKSKRISFTKDVRLALNTIRQSIDMVSGSGLEIKTSENDRGDHYEIVIQIPKR, encoded by the coding sequence ATGAAAGATCAATTCACCAAACTTTTTGGATTCACTGAGCGGAGCAGCGGAGAAGAAATCAAACAGATCCCAGTTCATGAAATTATCAGCAGTCCATATCAGCCTCGGACCATTTTTGATGATGATAAGATAGATGAGCTATGCCAGACTATTAAAACGCATGGAATAATTCAGCCTATAGTTGTGCGCATGCGTGACTCGCAGTATGAGATTATTGCCGGGGAACGACGCTGGCGTGCGGTTAAAAAGCTGGGTATGGAGACGATTCCCGCTATTGTTCGTGAATTCAATAATTCTCAGGCTGCGTCTATTGCACTCATTGAGAATCTGCAGCGAGAGGGCTTGACCTCTATTGAAGAAGCCTACGCTTATCAGAAGCTGATAGATCTTCATAACCTTACTCAGGAAAGCTTGGCACAAAGACTTGGGAAAAGTCAGTCAACCATTGCAAACAAGATTCGTCTACTTCACCTGCCTGAACAAGTAAAGACAGCATTGATGGAACGTAAAATCACGGAGAGACATGCAAGATCGCTTTTATCTTTGGACAGTGAAGAAATGCAATTAAAGGTTTTGGCAGAAATCATCACAAAAGAACTGAATGTAAAACAAACAGAAGCTCGAATAGCATTTTACAAAGAAGTTACCAAAAACAAAAAATCAAAACGGATTTCCTTTACCAAGGATGTTCGTCTAGCTCTGAATACAATTCGTCAATCCATTGATATGGTCTCAGGCTCGGGTCTGGAAATTAAAACATCAGAGAACGACCGCGGCGATCATTACGAGATAGTCATTCAAATCCCAAAAAGATAA
- a CDS encoding ParA family protein, whose product MSKIIAIANQKGGVGKTTTSVNLGAGMATLGKRVLLVDIDPQGNTTSGVGVNKADVANCIYDILINEVEPAETILETMIDGLHIIPATIQLAGAEIELVSTISRELRLKKALNAVKGKYDYVIIDCPPSLGILTINSLTAADSVIIPIQCEYYALEGLSQLLNTVRLVQKNLNPHLMIEGVLLTMLDARTNLGIQVIEEVKKYFQEKVYRTIIPRNIRLSEAPSHGQSIITYDPRSKGAEVYLELAKEVISYE is encoded by the coding sequence GTGTCCAAGATTATTGCCATAGCAAATCAAAAAGGCGGTGTCGGTAAAACAACGACCTCTGTGAACCTAGGTGCCGGTATGGCTACCTTAGGGAAGAGAGTGCTTCTTGTTGATATCGATCCACAAGGTAACACGACCAGCGGGGTTGGCGTCAATAAAGCGGATGTAGCAAACTGCATATATGACATCTTAATTAATGAAGTGGAACCAGCAGAAACAATTTTAGAAACCATGATTGATGGATTGCATATTATTCCAGCTACCATACAACTAGCAGGTGCGGAAATTGAATTAGTATCCACTATATCTAGAGAATTACGTCTGAAAAAGGCGTTGAATGCGGTTAAAGGTAAGTATGATTACGTAATCATTGATTGTCCGCCTTCATTGGGGATATTAACCATCAACTCACTTACAGCAGCAGACTCCGTAATTATCCCAATACAATGTGAGTACTACGCGCTAGAAGGACTTAGCCAATTACTAAATACCGTTCGATTAGTCCAGAAAAATCTAAACCCTCATCTAATGATAGAAGGGGTATTATTAACCATGCTTGATGCCCGTACTAATCTAGGGATACAAGTAATAGAAGAGGTAAAAAAGTATTTCCAAGAAAAGGTATACCGGACGATTATCCCTCGCAATATCCGTCTAAGTGAGGCACCCTCCCATGGACAATCGATCATTACCTATGACCCCCGTTCCAAAGGAGCGGAAGTATATTTAGAGTTGGCGAAGGAAGTGATATCTTATGAGTAA
- a CDS encoding ParB/RepB/Spo0J family partition protein gives MSKRLGKGLDALIPSLSINEDDKVVEIPLGQLRANPYQPRKDFNEEAIQELAESIRQHGVIQPIIVRSVLKGYEIIAGERRFRASQYCGKATIPAVVRSLSDQQVMEIALIENLQRENLNAMEIAVAYQGLMDQFSLTQEELSLKVGKSRPHIANFLRLLTLPEEVKDYVSRGTISMGHARAIVALKDVELVKQLADQCVEQQWSVRELEETVKNLDRKPANGIKAKIVKRDPYIDNVEETLRERFKTTVKIKQGKEKGKIELNYYSAQDLERLLELLGN, from the coding sequence ATGAGTAAACGTTTGGGAAAAGGACTTGATGCACTTATTCCATCCTTGTCCATTAACGAAGATGATAAGGTAGTGGAGATTCCACTTGGACAACTTCGAGCCAATCCATATCAGCCCCGTAAGGATTTTAATGAAGAGGCGATCCAAGAGTTAGCCGAATCTATCCGTCAGCATGGCGTAATACAGCCTATCATCGTAAGAAGTGTATTGAAAGGTTATGAAATCATAGCTGGGGAACGTAGATTCCGTGCTTCCCAATATTGTGGAAAAGCGACGATACCAGCAGTGGTAAGAAGTCTCAGTGACCAGCAGGTTATGGAAATTGCACTCATTGAGAATCTGCAGCGTGAGAATCTAAATGCAATGGAAATTGCAGTAGCCTATCAAGGTTTAATGGATCAGTTCTCACTAACACAAGAAGAACTATCACTTAAGGTGGGGAAATCGAGACCACATATCGCTAACTTTCTGCGGCTACTTACTTTACCCGAAGAGGTTAAAGATTATGTTTCACGTGGAACAATTTCGATGGGTCATGCCCGTGCAATTGTAGCTTTGAAAGATGTGGAATTAGTGAAGCAGCTTGCAGACCAATGTGTTGAACAGCAGTGGAGTGTGAGAGAGCTTGAAGAAACGGTTAAGAACCTTGATCGTAAACCTGCTAATGGAATAAAAGCCAAGATCGTAAAACGGGATCCTTACATTGATAATGTTGAAGAAACATTGCGGGAAAGATTCAAAACTACGGTTAAAATAAAACAGGGTAAAGAAAAAGGAAAAATTGAACTTAATTATTACAGTGCTCAAGACTTAGAGAGACTTTTGGAGTTATTGGGGAACTAA
- a CDS encoding aminotransferase class V-fold PLP-dependent enzyme, with protein MTELLYLDHAATSWPKPPEVAEAMLNALNVSGANAGRGNHTLAMGAGRVLVRARSVLAELFAVANAQDIAFTHNTTVALNMAIKGSLGRGDHVISTMSEHNSVRRPLEYLRRTMGITVDYLQVDEEGRLDLRELEQTFRLNTKMVICSHSSNLLGSILPVGDIGDISKSHGAIFLVDAAQSAGSLDINVGTMNIDLLAFPGHKGLLGPQGTGGLYISPRIDLEPLVHGGTGSQSENSEQPTVRPDRYEAGTQNTVGIAGLLAGVQKVKAIGLDHIHEREWELTQILMEGLAGISGIRLLGPALGSPRTGIVSFVIEGQESSQIAHRLDREYQIAVRAGLHCTPLAHKAVNTLESGAVRASVGVSSTKDDISRMLAAMDDLYGKGSNR; from the coding sequence TTGACAGAACTCCTGTACTTGGATCATGCGGCTACTTCTTGGCCGAAACCGCCAGAGGTAGCGGAGGCCATGCTGAATGCGCTGAATGTATCCGGAGCAAATGCCGGAAGAGGAAACCACACCCTAGCGATGGGGGCGGGGAGAGTACTTGTCAGAGCGCGAAGTGTATTGGCTGAACTGTTTGCAGTCGCAAATGCACAGGATATTGCCTTCACACATAACACAACGGTAGCTTTAAATATGGCTATTAAAGGAAGTTTGGGCAGAGGAGACCATGTCATTTCTACAATGTCTGAACACAACTCTGTTCGTAGACCGCTTGAATACTTGCGTAGAACTATGGGGATCACCGTTGATTATTTACAAGTTGATGAAGAAGGGCGACTCGATTTACGGGAGCTGGAGCAAACCTTTAGACTCAACACAAAAATGGTTATTTGCAGTCACAGTTCAAATCTCCTTGGAAGTATTCTGCCTGTAGGAGATATAGGTGATATATCGAAATCTCACGGGGCAATATTTCTGGTGGATGCGGCTCAAAGTGCAGGGTCATTGGATATCAATGTGGGTACAATGAATATTGACCTTCTTGCTTTTCCTGGACATAAAGGGCTGCTTGGCCCGCAAGGGACGGGGGGGCTCTATATTTCTCCACGGATAGACCTGGAACCATTAGTGCACGGGGGAACAGGGAGTCAGTCGGAGAATAGTGAACAACCAACCGTACGCCCGGATAGATATGAAGCAGGTACTCAAAATACAGTAGGGATTGCCGGGCTTTTGGCAGGTGTGCAAAAAGTGAAGGCAATAGGATTAGACCATATTCATGAACGGGAATGGGAGTTGACGCAAATATTGATGGAGGGACTGGCAGGTATTTCAGGGATAAGATTACTTGGCCCGGCACTTGGAAGTCCCCGAACCGGTATTGTTTCATTTGTAATTGAAGGGCAGGAGTCTTCACAAATTGCTCATCGATTGGATAGAGAATATCAAATAGCGGTTCGTGCAGGACTGCATTGCACACCTTTAGCGCATAAGGCTGTCAACACACTAGAAAGTGGTGCTGTAAGAGCCAGCGTAGGTGTAAGTTCAACCAAGGATGATATTAGTAGAATGCTGGCCGCTATGGATGATTTATATGGTAAAGGTAGTAACAGATAA
- a CDS encoding DUF4446 family protein — MSEMNQFINEQLSWFVIGFFVFITLLLIIVLLQGSKLRKVKRRYEAMMTESGVEDLEGLLVQLRNQGDMLEEEQRKHKDMLQSAQEKIRGMKSNVAMKRYNAFGERGNDLSFSMAIIDDNRNGVVLTSLHNRENSYIYSKPLLAGESQYSLSPEEKEVIALALQRV; from the coding sequence ATGTCTGAAATGAATCAATTCATAAATGAGCAATTGTCGTGGTTTGTTATAGGTTTTTTCGTTTTTATTACTTTGCTGCTAATCATAGTGCTGCTGCAAGGAAGTAAGCTCCGTAAAGTGAAGCGCAGATATGAGGCTATGATGACTGAGAGCGGAGTAGAGGATCTAGAAGGCCTGCTTGTACAACTGAGAAATCAAGGTGATATGCTGGAAGAAGAACAACGCAAACATAAAGACATGCTGCAATCTGCACAGGAAAAAATCCGTGGAATGAAATCAAATGTCGCCATGAAGCGTTACAATGCATTTGGAGAACGTGGAAATGACCTCAGCTTTTCAATGGCAATCATTGACGATAACCGTAACGGAGTAGTGCTTACAAGTTTGCATAACCGAGAGAATTCATATATATATTCCAAACCCCTGTTAGCGGGTGAATCACAGTATTCTCTTTCTCCTGAAGAAAAAGAGGTTATAGCTCTCGCGCTGCAGCGGGTTTAG
- the yyaC gene encoding spore protease YyaC has translation MTYSPNTSPLQEPSGLKISHADPEIYSAIIHRLLFHFSRNRPGTQIVIVCIGTDRSTGDSLGPLVGTALSRFHSPLFHLYGTLEEPVHAVNLEETLALINQRYTNPFIIGIDACLGHSTSVGCIQVVEGPLKPGAGVNKQLPPVGNIHLTGIVNVGGFMEYFVLQNTRLSLVMRLSDIIASSLYSALKQWHHHSSKPAAAREL, from the coding sequence ATGACTTATTCTCCAAACACCTCACCTTTGCAAGAACCTTCTGGTTTAAAAATATCACATGCTGATCCCGAAATCTATTCAGCGATCATACACAGATTACTTTTCCATTTTTCACGTAATCGTCCAGGGACTCAAATTGTTATTGTTTGCATCGGTACAGACCGTTCTACAGGTGACTCTCTCGGTCCTTTGGTTGGGACGGCTTTGTCTCGTTTCCATAGTCCGTTATTTCATTTGTATGGAACACTGGAAGAGCCTGTCCATGCTGTTAATCTTGAAGAGACATTAGCCCTAATTAATCAGAGATATACTAACCCTTTCATAATAGGTATCGATGCTTGCCTTGGACATTCTACGAGCGTAGGGTGTATTCAGGTAGTTGAAGGACCTCTGAAACCCGGTGCAGGTGTAAACAAACAATTGCCGCCGGTCGGCAATATCCACTTAACGGGAATCGTCAATGTCGGCGGCTTTATGGAATACTTTGTACTTCAGAACACCAGATTAAGCCTAGTCATGCGTTTGTCAGATATCATTGCTTCCAGCCTCTATTCGGCATTGAAGCAATGGCATCACCATTCCTCTAAACCCGCTGCAGCGCGAGAGCTATAA
- a CDS encoding DUF3343 domain-containing protein, with product MDNEMLIAFDSTQQALRAEMLLEYAEIEIDIFPTPKEITAGCAMSIQFFQSGLEEVKKIVVEQDIEIRGIFSKNAMEGYTLVWE from the coding sequence TTGGATAATGAGATGTTAATTGCTTTTGACTCTACCCAGCAGGCGCTTCGCGCCGAAATGCTGCTTGAATATGCAGAGATCGAGATAGATATTTTTCCGACACCCAAAGAGATCACGGCTGGATGTGCGATGTCGATTCAATTTTTCCAGTCAGGACTTGAAGAAGTGAAAAAAATAGTGGTAGAGCAGGATATTGAAATCCGTGGGATCTTCAGTAAAAATGCTATGGAGGGATACACGTTGGTTTGGGAATAA
- a CDS encoding mechanosensitive ion channel family protein produces MNMWLFENTSSVGAVKQALQFKDKLWNWLTDVDMWMHVLFSGIRIIIILILSRIIIRVVDNMIDRSLQRKISTRLLSNSRRFQTVGGLLKNVVSIICNFVVVFLILSEFNFNLGPLLAGASVLGLAVGFGAQSLVKDVISGFFIILEDQFAVGDVIQTGTYKGTVEMIGLRTTRLLSSTGEVHILPNGTIINVTNYSLANALAVVDVPVKIERGLEVTLGIIGEALRGIEERSESILAYPSVLGIQSMSTSEYVIRVAVSCRPNARDVAERQIQSDIKQALERQGGLETGQV; encoded by the coding sequence ATGAATATGTGGTTGTTCGAAAACACTTCGTCTGTGGGGGCGGTGAAGCAAGCTCTCCAGTTCAAGGATAAGCTTTGGAACTGGTTAACCGATGTCGATATGTGGATGCATGTACTTTTTTCAGGAATACGGATCATAATCATACTTATACTTTCCAGAATAATTATTAGAGTAGTCGATAATATGATTGATCGTTCTTTACAGCGTAAAATTAGTACGCGATTGCTATCTAATAGCCGAAGGTTTCAAACCGTAGGTGGGCTGCTGAAGAATGTAGTGTCTATCATTTGTAACTTTGTTGTGGTTTTTCTTATATTATCAGAATTTAACTTTAATCTCGGGCCCCTATTAGCTGGAGCAAGTGTATTAGGATTAGCCGTAGGTTTCGGTGCGCAAAGTCTCGTTAAGGATGTTATTTCCGGATTCTTTATTATCCTCGAGGATCAATTCGCCGTTGGAGATGTTATTCAGACGGGTACGTACAAGGGAACTGTAGAAATGATTGGTTTGCGCACGACCCGGCTTCTTAGCAGTACAGGTGAAGTACATATTCTCCCGAATGGTACCATTATTAATGTGACGAATTATTCGCTGGCTAACGCACTGGCTGTGGTAGATGTCCCTGTAAAGATAGAGCGGGGCCTGGAGGTTACGCTGGGAATAATAGGTGAGGCTCTCAGGGGGATTGAAGAGCGCAGCGAGAGTATATTGGCTTATCCAAGTGTGCTGGGGATACAGTCCATGAGTACTTCAGAATATGTTATACGCGTGGCCGTGAGCTGCAGGCCCAATGCCCGTGATGTAGCTGAACGTCAAATCCAGAGCGATATCAAGCAAGCGCTGGAGCGGCAAGGTGGCTTAGAGACAGGGCAGGTGTAA
- a CDS encoding DUF951 domain-containing protein, whose amino-acid sequence MERKTFQLGDIVQMKKQHPCGTNEMEIIRMGMDIRIKCTGCQHSVLIPRAKFEKNMKKVLRSVEGPLGQ is encoded by the coding sequence GTGGAGCGAAAGACCTTTCAGTTAGGGGATATCGTGCAGATGAAAAAGCAGCATCCATGCGGCACGAATGAGATGGAGATTATCCGTATGGGAATGGATATCCGGATTAAATGTACGGGTTGTCAGCATAGCGTCTTGATTCCCCGGGCTAAATTTGAGAAAAATATGAAGAAGGTTCTACGATCGGTAGAAGGGCCTTTAGGGCAATAA
- a CDS encoding YjzC family protein, which yields MGEKTEYEAGDKAPNPGIYTEVGEARSFHTQITHPNRIEMEKGDTFPHTTNKNRKWKKAEKARVH from the coding sequence ATGGGTGAGAAAACAGAATATGAAGCGGGCGATAAGGCTCCAAATCCCGGAATTTATACGGAAGTAGGCGAAGCACGGAGCTTCCATACCCAAATCACACATCCAAACCGTATTGAAATGGAAAAGGGCGACACCTTTCCTCATACAACGAACAAGAACCGTAAGTGGAAAAAGGCTGAGAAAGCTCGAGTGCACTAA
- the rpsF gene encoding 30S ribosomal protein S6, translating to MRKYEVMYIIRPDIEQEVVQAAVEKFQGIISNGGEITKHDVQGKRRLAYEIKKFRDGFYVLVNFTAEPAVVTELERLMKISDEVIRYLITNDVA from the coding sequence ATGCGCAAATATGAAGTGATGTACATTATTCGTCCTGACATTGAGCAAGAAGTCGTTCAAGCAGCAGTCGAAAAATTCCAAGGCATCATCTCCAATGGCGGGGAAATTACAAAGCACGATGTGCAAGGTAAACGCCGTCTTGCGTATGAGATCAAGAAATTCCGTGATGGATTCTACGTTTTGGTTAACTTTACTGCAGAACCTGCAGTAGTTACTGAATTAGAACGTCTCATGAAGATTTCTGACGAAGTTATTCGTTATCTCATTACGAACGATGTAGCTTAA
- the ssb gene encoding single-stranded DNA-binding protein, whose translation MLNRIILIGRLTRDPELRYTPQGVAVTQFTLAVDRQFTTQGGEREADFIPVVTWRQLAETCANYLRKGRLTAVEGRIQVRNYENNEGKRVYVTEVIADNVRFLESTQNREGGNAPSGGSAPEEPSFGGGGNSGRGNSNNNFPRNTNNNQDPFSGDGKPIDISDDDLPF comes from the coding sequence TTGTTGAACCGTATCATTCTGATTGGTCGGTTGACCCGTGACCCGGAACTTCGCTATACACCCCAAGGTGTGGCTGTAACTCAGTTTACGCTTGCCGTAGACCGTCAGTTCACAACTCAAGGCGGCGAACGCGAGGCGGACTTCATCCCGGTAGTTACCTGGAGACAGCTGGCGGAAACCTGTGCCAATTATTTGCGCAAAGGCCGACTGACAGCAGTAGAAGGACGTATCCAAGTTCGGAATTACGAGAATAATGAAGGCAAACGTGTATACGTTACTGAAGTTATTGCCGATAATGTCCGTTTCCTGGAATCTACGCAGAACCGTGAAGGTGGAAATGCTCCAAGTGGTGGCAGTGCTCCAGAAGAGCCTTCCTTCGGTGGCGGCGGCAACAGTGGACGTGGAAATAGTAACAACAATTTCCCACGTAACACCAACAATAATCAAGATCCTTTTTCGGGCGATGGAAAACCGATCGATATATCGGACGATGATTTGCCATTTTAA
- the rpsR gene encoding 30S ribosomal protein S18, with protein MAFKPREGADNDKRPARRGGRNKRKKVCFFTVNKITHIDYKDTELLKKFISERGKILPRRVTGTSAKYQRALTIAVKRSRQIALLPYTTE; from the coding sequence ATGGCTTTTAAACCAAGAGAAGGCGCTGACAACGACAAAAGACCGGCACGTCGTGGTGGACGCAACAAGCGTAAGAAAGTTTGCTTTTTCACTGTGAACAAAATTACTCACATTGATTATAAAGATACTGAGCTTCTTAAGAAGTTCATCAGCGAACGCGGAAAGATTTTGCCGCGTCGTGTAACAGGAACTAGTGCAAAATATCAACGTGCTCTGACAATCGCTGTTAAGCGCTCGCGTCAAATCGCGCTGCTGCCTTACACAACGGAATAG